A window of the Cutaneotrichosporon cavernicola HIS019 DNA, chromosome: 6 genome harbors these coding sequences:
- a CDS encoding uncharacterized protein (Amino acid permease), whose product MKDDKDTVVHAENVHAEAVEHDEKNMYDATEHLETTHEGDHGIRRDLPPRVVSMIAIAGTIGTGLFLSSGAALTTGGPVGAWIGYTAMGMAVGCMMYCLGEMMCFAPNVGAYIEMSRVYIGPAEGFAHAVNVMLQVTVGMPSEISAVAVLMTYWDDNKQHMAAYITAAILLLVAANMVGVKWYGEIEFFFAWVKVLTLLGLIIFGLIANLGGIPPKREFIGGRYWRDEPFNDDFLSLKPVSLARFLGFWAVLTRAAFSYSGIETLAALAGEAHNPRKTMKTAVRTIFYRIVGLYILSILIIGLNVSRHDPALLDAMKTGGGTAAASPFVVICHNTGVKVLPDLINGIVLTSALSCGNEVMYAQARFTMALARNGWLPKSVFLYTTRQGVPLYGVLYGAASCCLAYMACSAGSNKVFLWLSNLNALCAMVTWTLICVAYTRFFHAMRVQGVDRRKLTFRGFGQPYVAYFCIAWFTSIVLFNGFTNFIHGFKAKEFVASYITIPIVFLMWAGYKVIRRTKIIPLDRVDLSAGPAPALAGTQYDNVVVPTVSVV is encoded by the exons ATgaaggacgacaaggacacgGTGGTCCACGCCGAAAATGTCcacgccgaggcggtggaACATGACGAGAAGAACATGTACGACGCGACCGAGCACCTCGAAACCACGCACGAGGGTGACCACGGTATCCGCCGCGACCTCCCCCCTCGCGTGGTGTCAATGATCGCCATCGCCGGCACGATCGGCACAggcctcttcctctcctcgggcgccgcgctcaccACGGGCGGTCCGGTCGGCGCATGGATCGGATACACGGCCATGGGCATGGCTGTGGGATGCATGATGTATTGTCTCGGCGAGAT GATGTGTTTCGCCCCAAACGTCGGCGCATACATCGAAATGAGCCGCGTGTACATCGGCCCAGCAGAGGGATTCGCGCACGCAGTAAACGTCATGCTCCAAGTCACTGTTGGTATGCCATCGGAGATTAGCGCCGTCGCAGTCCTCATGACATACTGGGACGATAACAAGCAGCACATGGCGGCGTATATTACTGCAGCCATTCTGTTGCTTGTTGCAGCGAACATGGTTGGGGTTAAGTG GTACGGCGAGATCGAATTCTTCTTCGCATGGGTCAAGGTCCTGACCCTCCTCGGTCTCATCATCTTTGGCCTAATCGCCAACCTAGGCGGCATCCCCCCTAAACGCGAATTCATCGGCGGAAGATACTGGCGCGACGAGCCGTTCAACGACGacttcctctccctcaaGCCCGTCAGCCTCGCCCGCTTCCTCGGCTTCTGGGCAGTCCTTacccgcgccgccttctcctATTCTGGCATCGAgaccctcgccgccctcgccggcgAAGCGCACAACCCCCGCAAGACGATGAAGACGGCGGTCCGCACGATATTCTACCGCATTGTCGGCCTCTATATCCTAAGTATCCTCATCATCGGGCTCAATGTGAGCCGCCACGATCCGGCCCTCTTGGACGCAATGAAGACTGGCGGCGGGACAGCAGCCGCGTCACCATTTGTGGTGATTTGCCACAATACCGGCGTAAAGGTACTTCCAGACTTGATTAATGGCATCGTCCTCACTTCGGCCCTCTCGTGCGGAAACGAGGTCATGTACGCCCAAGCTCGCTTCACCATGGCTCTGGCGCGTAATGGATGGCTCCCAAAATCCGTCTTTCTGTACACTACCCGCCAAGGTGTTCCGCTCTATGGCGTGCTTTACGGCGCAGCAAGCTGCTGCCTGGCCTATATGGCCTGTTCGGCCGGAAGCAACAAGGTCTTCCTCTGGCTGTCGAATTTGAACGCCCTCTGCGCCATGGTCACCTGGACGCTCATTTGCGTCGCATATACCCGATTCTTCCACGCTATGCGGGTACAGGGTGTCGATCGGCGTAAACTCACCTTCCGGGGTTTTGGACAGCCATACGTCGCGTACTTTTGTATCGCTTGGTTCACATCGATTGTCCTCTTCAACGGATTCACAAACTTCATCCACGGGttcaaggccaaggagtTTGTCGCGTCTTACATCACCATCCCGATTGTTTTCCTTATGTGGGCGGGATACAAGGTCATTAGGCGGACGAAAATCATTcccctcgaccgcgtcgatCTTAGTGCTGgcccagcaccagcacTCGCGGGCACGCAGTACGACAACGTCGTCGTGCCCACTGTTTCTGTGGTGTAA